In a single window of the Mesoplodon densirostris isolate mMesDen1 chromosome 16, mMesDen1 primary haplotype, whole genome shotgun sequence genome:
- the TRIM4 gene encoding E3 ubiquitin-protein ligase TRIM4, which translates to MEAEDFQEELTCSICLDYFEDPVSIECGHNFCRGCLRRSWAPSGSPVPCPECRQPSAPAAMRPNWALARLTERMRRRRLGPVPHGLCGRHWEPLRLFCEDDQRLVCLVCRESQEHQAHTMAPVDEAFASYREKLLKTQRSLTAKMKKAMHLQDMEVKNAAEWKEKMKNKRTRVSAEFAKLHVFLAEEEQLFLKRLSQEEEETKKKQNENTLRLNQMITSMKKLIFEVGEKSQSSTLELLQNPKDVLTRCENQDVNYSFEVLKVKTVCRLPLMKEMLKRFQVAVNLAEDTAYPKLVFSEEGRYVKNGASASSWPLFSTAWSYFTGWRNPQRTTEFVERFQHLPCVLGKNVFTSGKHYWEVEHQGSLEVAVGLCREDIMGITGGSTMSPRMGIWALCWSSAGYWPLTGISVRPTKLEPALHRVGVFLDHRAGEISFYSAVDGEHLYTFSCPSISRLRPFFWLSPLASLVIPPATGGK; encoded by the exons ATGGAGGCCGAGGACTTCCAGGAGGAGCTGACCTGCTCCATCTGCCTGGACTATTTCGAGGACCCGGTGTCCATCGAGTGCGGCCACAACTTCTGCCGCGGCTGCCTGCGCCGCAGCTGGGCGCCGAGCGGCAGCCCGGTCCCCTGCCCCGAGTGCCGGCAGCCGTCGGCGCCCGCTGCGATGCGGCCCAACTGGGCCCTGGCCCGGCTGACGGAGAGGATGCGGCGCCGGCGCCTGGGCCCCGTGCCCCACGGCCTGTGCGGCCGCCATTGGGAGCCGCTGCGGCTCTTCTGCGAGGACGATCAGCGGCTCGTGTGCTTGGTGTGCAGGGAGTCCCAGGAGCACCAGGCCCACACCATGGCCCCCGTGGACGAGGCCTTCGCGAGCTACCGG GAAAAACTTCTTAAGACTCAGCGTAGTCTGACAGCCAAGATGAAGAAAGCCATGCATTTACAGGACATGGAAGTGAAGAATGCTGCAGAGTGGAAG GAGAAGATGAAGAATAAGCGAACGAGAGTCAGTGCGGAGTTTGCAAAGCTGCATGTCTTCCTGGCTGAAGAAGAGCAATTGTTTCTTAAGAGACTGagccaagaagaagaagagacaaaaaagaaacagaatgagaaCACATTAAGGCTCAATCAAATGATCACTTCCATGAAGAAGCTCATCTTTGAGGTGGGGGAGAAGAGCCAGAGCTCCACCCTGGAGCTGCTCCAG AATCCAAAAGATGTGTTGACCAG GTGTGAGAACCAGGATGTGAACTATTCCTTTGAAGTTCTAAAGGTGAAGACTGTGTGCCGGCTACCACTGATGAAGGAAATGCTGAAGCGATTCCAAG TGGCTGTAAATCTAGCTGAGGACACTGCTTATCCCAAACTTGTCTTCTCCGAGGAAGGGAGATATGTGAAAAATGGAGCATCAGCCAGTTCTTGGCCACTATTTTCTACAGCGTGGAGCTACTTTACTGGATGGAGGAATCCTCAGAGGACCACAGAGTTTGTGGAGAGATTTCAGCACTTACCCTGCGTTTTGGGAAAAAACGTTTTCACCTCAGGGAAACATTACTGGGAAGTTGAGCACCAAGGTAGCCTGGAGGTTGCTGTGGGGTTGTGTCGGGAGGACATCATGGGGATTACTGGTGGTTCAACAATGTCCCCCCGCATGGGAATCTGGGCTCTTTGTTGGAGTTCTGCTGGCTATTGGCCCCTGACAGGCATCTCTGTGAGGCCTACCAAGCTAGAGCCAGCTCTTCACCGGGTGGGAGTTTTCCTAGATCACAGGGCTGGGGAAATCTCATTCTACAGTGCTGTGGATGGAGAGCACCTATACACTTTTTCCTGTCCTTCCATCTCACGTCTCCGGCCGTTTTTTTGGTTGAGTCCATTAGCATCTTTAGTCATCCCACCAGcgactggtgggaaatga
- the GJC3 gene encoding gap junction gamma-3 protein, with amino-acid sequence MCGRFLRRLVVEESRHSTPVGRLLLPVLLGFRLVLLAASGTGVYGDEQSEFVCHTQQLGCKAACYDAFHPLSPLRFWAFQVTLVAVPSALYMGFTLYHVIWHWQESEKVKKEEETLIRQGEKSRDALGPGSPRVLWAYVAQLGVRLALEGAALGGQYHLYGFKMPSSFACRREPCLGSISCNLSRPSEKTIFLKTMFGVTGLCLLFTLLELVLLGLGRWWKIWKHKSPSSNYFPTSESTQRHKEPTDNFPVVETKERFGEAGERGTDVPLSTCP; translated from the coding sequence ATGTGTGGCAGGTTCCTGAGGCGGCTGGTGGTGGAGGAGAGCCGGCACTCCACCCCCGTGGGGCGCCTCCTGCTTCCTGTGCTCCTGGGGTTCCGCCTCGTGCTGCTGGCCGCCAGTGGGACGGGGGTCTACGGCGACGAGCAGAGCGAGTTCGTGTGTCACACGCAGCAGCTGGGCTGCAAGGCCGCCTGCTACGATGCCTTCCATCCTCTCTCCCCGCTGCGCTTCTGGGCCTTCCAGGTCACCCTGGTGGCTGTACCAAGTGCCCTCTACATGGGTTTCACTCTGTATCATGTGATCTGGCACTGGCAGGAATCTGAAAAggtgaagaaggaagaggagacccTGATCCGCCAAGGGGAGAAAAGCAGAGATGCCTTGGGGCCTGGAAGCCCCAGGGTGCTCTGGGCCTATGTGGCACAGCTGGGGGTGCGACTAGCCCTTGAAGGGGCAGCCTTGGGGGGGCAGTACCATCTGTATGGGTTCAAGATGCCCAGCTCCTTTGCGTGTCGTCGAGAGCCTTGCCTTGGTAGTATAAGCTGTAATCTGTCTCGCCCCTCTGAGAAGACCATCTTCCTGAAGACCATGTTTGGGGTCACCGGGCTCTGTCTCTTGTTCACGCTTTTGGAGCTTGTGCTCCTGGGCCTGGGGAGATGGTGGAAGATCTGGAAGCACAAATCTCCCTCTTCTAATTACTTCCCAACTTCAGAGAGCACCCAAAGACACAAGGAACCGACTGATAACTTCCCAGTGGTAGAAACAAAAGAACGGTTTGGAGAAGCAGGTGAGAGGGGCACTGATGTCCCTCTTTCTACCTGTCCCTGA